The Leucobacter viscericola genome includes a window with the following:
- a CDS encoding D-alanine--D-alanine ligase family protein, whose protein sequence is MTSVASAKKTVVLLFGGRSSEHGISCVTAAGVLRAIDRSLFDVILVGLTKQGATVLMQESDLDDYKLEAGALPEVHDNGTRVLWPASTNTRALTVIDQSGSLSTLGHVDAVLPMLHGPYGEDGTVQGMLDLVDVPYVGSGVLGSALCMDKHVVKTVLADAGIAVAPWRTVTQDQISRDPSLIDSLDDGLQYPLFVKPARAGSSVGVTKVSEAAGIPAALEVAFAEDRTVLIESGVTGREVEIAVLEGRGDSAPRTSSVIGEIVFSGREFYDFEAKYLGAAGVDLELPAKVTDAEFAAIRDAAVLAFEVAQCAGLSRIDFFLTEDGPVLNEINTLPGFTPISMYPRLWEASGVGYTELITELIELAIERPAAY, encoded by the coding sequence GTGACTTCTGTTGCCTCAGCCAAGAAGACCGTAGTGCTGCTGTTCGGCGGCCGTTCAAGCGAGCACGGCATCAGCTGCGTCACCGCGGCGGGTGTGCTGCGAGCGATTGACCGCTCACTGTTCGACGTGATTCTGGTGGGGCTCACCAAACAGGGCGCCACGGTGCTGATGCAGGAGAGCGACCTCGACGACTACAAGCTTGAAGCGGGTGCACTGCCCGAGGTGCACGACAACGGCACGCGCGTGCTGTGGCCCGCCTCAACCAATACTCGCGCTCTGACCGTGATTGATCAGAGCGGTTCACTGAGCACACTCGGACACGTCGATGCCGTCTTGCCGATGCTGCACGGACCCTACGGTGAAGACGGCACTGTGCAGGGCATGCTCGACCTGGTCGATGTGCCCTATGTTGGCAGCGGCGTGTTGGGCTCTGCTCTCTGCATGGATAAGCACGTGGTGAAGACGGTACTGGCTGATGCGGGGATCGCTGTTGCGCCCTGGAGAACCGTGACTCAGGATCAGATCTCGCGTGATCCCTCGCTGATTGATTCACTCGACGATGGCCTGCAGTACCCGCTGTTTGTGAAGCCTGCCCGCGCCGGGTCGAGTGTTGGCGTGACGAAGGTCTCCGAGGCCGCAGGCATTCCCGCCGCGCTCGAGGTGGCCTTTGCTGAGGATCGCACCGTGCTGATCGAGTCCGGGGTGACCGGACGCGAGGTTGAGATCGCGGTGCTTGAGGGCCGCGGCGATAGCGCACCGCGCACCAGCAGCGTGATCGGTGAGATTGTGTTCTCGGGGCGTGAGTTCTACGACTTCGAGGCGAAGTACCTGGGTGCTGCAGGTGTTGACCTCGAACTGCCGGCGAAGGTGACCGACGCCGAGTTTGCGGCGATCCGCGATGCTGCCGTGCTGGCCTTTGAGGTGGCGCAGTGTGCGGGCCTCTCGCGCATTGACTTCTTCTTGACAGAGGACGGCCCGGTGCTCAATGAGATCAATACGCTGCCTGGGTTCACACCGATTTCGATGTACCCGCGTCTGTGGGAGGCCTCCGGGGTCGGTTACACGGAGCTGATTACCGAGCTGATTGAGCTCGCGATTGAGCGGCCTGCGGCCTACTAG
- a CDS encoding NAD(P)H-dependent glycerol-3-phosphate dehydrogenase — MTSSNGTRNRGRKVAVIGSGSWGTTFAKVLSDAGCDVTVWARRPEVATEIQVAKRNSQYLPGINLPKSLKATDDLALALKGAQLVFLAVPSQTLRQNLLDLEPFLDRRSVLVSLVKGVEQTTTMRMSEVIIDTLDIGPERVGVISGPNIALEIAKEQPTGAVASCVDLQVAQEIATSCSAPYFRTYVNTDVVGTELGGVLKNLIALAIGIVDGVGYGENTKAAIITRGLAEMTEFAVASGADPVTLSGLAGLGDLIATCQSPLSRNNTAGRLIGQGYSQEETREQMQQTAEGITSVPPVLELAHERGIVMPIVEQVQMVLSGTMAPKNLGPHLATEDDVPRPELRLGVPQPGRWERFVNLMKGKSA; from the coding sequence GTGACTTCTAGCAACGGGACCCGCAACCGCGGGCGCAAGGTGGCCGTGATCGGCTCGGGTAGTTGGGGGACTACCTTCGCGAAGGTACTGAGCGATGCCGGCTGCGACGTGACCGTGTGGGCCCGCAGGCCCGAGGTGGCGACCGAGATTCAGGTGGCGAAGCGTAATAGCCAGTACCTGCCCGGCATTAACCTGCCAAAGTCTCTAAAGGCGACGGACGATCTGGCGTTGGCCCTGAAGGGTGCGCAGCTCGTGTTTTTGGCGGTGCCGAGCCAGACGCTGCGGCAGAACCTGCTAGATCTTGAGCCGTTTCTCGACCGGCGCAGTGTGCTCGTCAGCCTTGTAAAGGGCGTCGAGCAGACCACCACCATGCGCATGTCTGAGGTGATTATCGACACACTCGACATTGGTCCGGAGCGTGTTGGTGTGATCTCGGGGCCAAACATTGCGCTCGAGATCGCGAAGGAGCAGCCGACGGGGGCTGTCGCCTCGTGCGTGGATCTGCAGGTCGCGCAGGAGATCGCGACGTCTTGTTCTGCTCCCTACTTTCGCACCTACGTCAACACCGACGTTGTTGGCACCGAGCTCGGTGGTGTGCTGAAGAACCTGATCGCACTCGCGATCGGCATCGTCGACGGTGTCGGCTACGGCGAAAACACCAAGGCCGCCATTATTACCCGCGGACTCGCCGAGATGACAGAGTTCGCTGTCGCCTCGGGGGCGGATCCCGTGACCCTTTCCGGCCTTGCCGGTCTCGGGGATCTGATCGCGACATGCCAGTCACCGCTCTCGCGCAACAACACCGCCGGGCGGCTGATCGGCCAGGGCTACTCGCAAGAGGAGACCCGCGAGCAGATGCAGCAGACCGCCGAGGGCATCACCTCGGTGCCGCCCGTGCTTGAGCTTGCCCATGAACGCGGCATTGTGATGCCGATCGTTGAGCAGGTGCAGATGGTGCTCAGCGGCACGATGGCACCAAAGAATCTTGGACCGCACCTCGCGACTGAAGACGATGTGCCCAGGCCGGAGCTTCGGCTCGGTGTGCCGCAGCCCGGTCGCTGGGAGCGGTTTGTAAACCTAATGAAGGGGAAATCGGCGTGA
- a CDS encoding esterase/lipase family protein, translated as MEHVTLERPRLLQNLGIRGLDYAWAIRTITQGLARNEVPAEYRRGNKPPVLILPGVLENWTMMRSIADRLNKNGHPIHVLLTLKRNTVSIETGAELAEDYLRDHNLSDVLVVAHSKGGLIAKQLLSGEASDRVRKVITIATPYAGSSLATWFPSRTIRALRPSDPTILRLSSRTVQNDRIVSIFPRFDPHIPSGSSLLGATNVPVSDAGHFRILDSSEVIEATLSAADY; from the coding sequence GTGGAACACGTCACTCTCGAGCGGCCCCGCCTCCTGCAAAATCTAGGGATCCGTGGCCTTGATTACGCGTGGGCAATTCGCACCATCACTCAGGGTCTGGCACGCAATGAGGTACCGGCTGAATACCGCCGCGGGAATAAGCCTCCCGTTTTGATCCTCCCCGGAGTGCTTGAGAACTGGACGATGATGCGCTCGATCGCAGACAGGCTCAATAAAAACGGGCACCCGATTCACGTGTTACTCACCCTCAAACGCAACACCGTTTCGATTGAGACCGGTGCGGAGCTTGCCGAGGACTATCTCAGGGACCACAATCTGAGCGATGTGCTTGTCGTTGCGCACAGCAAAGGCGGATTGATCGCAAAACAGTTGCTGTCGGGAGAAGCTAGCGACCGCGTGCGCAAGGTGATCACCATCGCGACGCCCTACGCTGGGTCTTCGCTCGCGACCTGGTTTCCCTCACGCACAATTCGCGCGTTGCGCCCCAGCGATCCCACGATTCTCAGACTTTCATCGCGAACTGTTCAGAACGACCGCATCGTCTCAATATTTCCGAGGTTTGACCCGCATATTCCGAGCGGATCAAGCCTGCTCGGGGCCACCAACGTTCCTGTTTCTGATGCCGGTCATTTCCGCATTCTCGACTCCTCAGAGGTCATCGAAGCGACATTGAGCGCCGCGGACTACTGA
- a CDS encoding lysophospholipid acyltransferase family protein: MTETVKLRSLNSAEKRRPSLFWVLAGLILPVWSLMVRYRFTPSSRLPQSGPFIIAPNHFSEVDPIAMGAAVWHLGRAPRFMAKASLFKVPVLGSLMRATGQVPVERAGTMPSRDGQKNPMGAAAQLIEQEAAVVVYPEGTLTRDPDLWPMRGKSGAVRLALESGVPLIPAAHWGTEKLMPRYAKRIKPFPRKTIEVSIGEPIDLSKFKDRPLDQKTINEATSVLMDAITALLAELRGETPPAERWDPSKHQQSETGRF, from the coding sequence ATGACTGAAACGGTGAAACTGCGGAGCCTGAACTCCGCGGAGAAACGACGCCCTAGCCTCTTCTGGGTGCTGGCCGGATTAATTCTTCCGGTGTGGTCGCTGATGGTGCGTTACCGCTTCACTCCTTCATCTCGCTTGCCGCAGTCGGGGCCGTTTATTATCGCGCCGAATCACTTCAGCGAGGTTGACCCGATTGCCATGGGCGCAGCCGTGTGGCATCTCGGGCGTGCACCTCGCTTTATGGCGAAGGCGAGCCTCTTTAAGGTGCCCGTGCTCGGTAGTCTCATGCGAGCCACAGGCCAGGTGCCCGTGGAGCGAGCAGGAACCATGCCAAGCCGCGACGGCCAGAAGAACCCGATGGGTGCCGCTGCGCAGCTGATTGAGCAGGAAGCCGCCGTTGTGGTGTACCCCGAGGGAACACTGACGCGCGATCCTGACCTCTGGCCCATGCGCGGAAAAAGCGGCGCGGTTCGTTTGGCGCTGGAGTCGGGTGTGCCGCTGATCCCGGCCGCGCACTGGGGCACGGAAAAGCTCATGCCCCGCTATGCGAAGCGGATCAAGCCGTTCCCGCGCAAAACCATTGAGGTTTCGATTGGTGAACCGATCGACCTGAGTAAGTTTAAGGATCGCCCGCTCGATCAGAAGACGATCAACGAGGCAACGAGTGTGCTCATGGACGCCATTACCGCACTGCTCGCTGAGTTGCGCGGTGAAACACCCCCTGCGGAACGCTGGGACCCGAGCAAACATCAGCAGAGTGAGACAGGGCGATTTTGA
- the murA gene encoding UDP-N-acetylglucosamine 1-carboxyvinyltransferase, which translates to MSVSKNDVFESDAELLKRSPEELEAEGRKLDAQKAGARVGLTSDEIIINGGRPLKGRIEVRGAKNLATKAMVAALLGKTPSVLRNVPNISDVRVVAGLLALHGVLITRNEDQTEWRLDPSNVEVAHQADIDAHAGSSRIPILFCGPLLHRLGEAFIPDLGGCRIGDRPIDFHLDALRNFGAVIEKLPSGISLTAPNGLKGANIELPYPSVGATEQVLLTAVLAEGQTELRNAAIEPEIIDLICILQKMGAIITVEPNRVIFIEGVPELRGYDHRAIFDRNEAASWAAAALATKGDVFVGGVKQEEMMTFLNVFRKVGGDFDVHDDGIRFWHPGGALKPVTIETDVHPGFMTDWQQPLVVALTQAEGTSTIHETVYENRFGFTDALNKMGAEITVYKDGLNGDTRRVMRREFEQAAVITGPTPLTGADIEVPDLRGGFSHLIAALTAEGQSKVTNLGIISRGYENFIEKLRLLGADFVFES; encoded by the coding sequence ATGAGCGTTTCGAAGAACGATGTGTTTGAGAGTGACGCTGAATTGCTGAAGCGTTCACCCGAGGAGCTCGAGGCCGAGGGGCGCAAACTCGACGCGCAGAAGGCTGGCGCTCGCGTCGGCCTGACCTCTGATGAGATCATCATCAACGGTGGTCGCCCCCTCAAGGGGCGTATCGAGGTGCGCGGTGCAAAGAACCTCGCGACCAAGGCAATGGTTGCGGCGCTGCTGGGCAAGACCCCCAGCGTGCTGCGCAACGTACCCAACATCTCGGACGTGCGTGTCGTCGCCGGGCTTCTGGCCCTGCACGGCGTGCTGATCACTCGCAACGAGGATCAGACCGAGTGGCGCCTCGACCCGTCAAACGTTGAGGTCGCCCACCAGGCCGACATCGATGCGCATGCCGGATCCTCGCGTATTCCGATCCTGTTCTGCGGCCCGCTGCTGCACCGTCTGGGTGAGGCTTTCATCCCCGATCTTGGTGGCTGCCGGATCGGCGATCGCCCCATCGACTTCCACCTCGATGCGCTGCGAAACTTCGGTGCGGTCATCGAAAAGCTGCCGAGTGGCATTAGCCTGACCGCCCCGAACGGGCTCAAGGGCGCGAACATCGAGCTACCTTACCCGTCTGTCGGGGCAACCGAGCAGGTGCTGCTGACCGCGGTGCTCGCCGAGGGCCAGACTGAGTTGCGCAACGCGGCCATCGAGCCCGAGATTATTGACCTCATCTGCATCCTGCAGAAGATGGGTGCGATCATCACGGTCGAGCCAAACCGCGTCATCTTCATCGAGGGTGTGCCTGAGCTTCGTGGTTACGACCACCGCGCCATCTTCGACCGCAACGAGGCCGCGAGCTGGGCTGCTGCCGCACTCGCGACCAAGGGCGACGTGTTTGTTGGCGGAGTGAAGCAGGAAGAGATGATGACCTTCCTCAACGTCTTCCGCAAGGTCGGCGGCGACTTCGACGTGCACGACGACGGCATCCGTTTCTGGCACCCGGGTGGTGCGCTCAAGCCGGTCACCATCGAGACCGACGTGCACCCCGGCTTCATGACCGACTGGCAGCAGCCGCTTGTTGTGGCGCTGACGCAGGCTGAGGGCACGTCAACGATTCACGAGACCGTCTACGAGAACCGCTTCGGCTTCACCGACGCACTCAACAAGATGGGCGCCGAGATTACCGTTTACAAGGACGGCCTCAACGGCGACACGCGCCGTGTCATGCGTCGTGAGTTCGAGCAGGCCGCTGTTATTACCGGCCCCACCCCGCTCACGGGTGCCGACATTGAGGTGCCGGATCTGCGCGGTGGCTTTAGCCACCTGATCGCTGCGCTGACGGCAGAGGGCCAGTCGAAGGTCACGAACCTCGGAATTATCTCGCGCGGGTACGAAAACTTCATCGAGAAGCTGCGACTTCTCGGCGCTGATTTTGTGTTCGAGAGCTAG
- the thiL gene encoding thiamine-phosphate kinase, with the protein MGKDPSVTVGELGEGRVLQRVLAQLRPAETAVLGPGDDCAVMRVQGDLVVTSDTMIEGPDFRRAWHSGFELGWKLAATNLSDVAAMGARPTGLTVSLAVPRDTPVILLEEIAAGLTAACDAMAPGCGVVGGDLGTAPVITAAVTALGDLEGRPAITRSGAKPGDQLAYAGDLGLAGLGLSLLFAEACDEGVAHSRTLPELWQRQPEMLAAQLAPTPPIPLGIVAAGSATAMMDVSDSLSLDAERLAKASGVAIQLDSALLAAAFGDQGGVPVPVAAMLTGGEDHGLLATFPAGAVLPAGFRRIGVVQEVTVGGTALQLDADAYEAKGWDPYTVQLPGQ; encoded by the coding sequence ATGGGTAAAGATCCGTCGGTGACCGTGGGTGAGCTCGGCGAGGGCAGAGTATTGCAGCGAGTGCTTGCTCAGCTGCGGCCCGCCGAGACCGCGGTGCTGGGCCCGGGAGATGACTGCGCCGTGATGCGGGTGCAGGGAGATCTTGTCGTGACGAGCGACACGATGATCGAGGGCCCTGACTTTCGCCGGGCCTGGCACAGCGGATTTGAGCTCGGCTGGAAACTCGCGGCGACGAACCTCTCAGACGTCGCAGCGATGGGAGCCCGCCCGACAGGGCTGACCGTGTCGTTGGCCGTGCCGCGAGACACGCCCGTGATCCTGCTCGAGGAGATCGCCGCGGGTCTCACCGCGGCGTGTGACGCAATGGCTCCCGGCTGCGGTGTCGTTGGCGGTGACTTGGGTACCGCACCCGTCATTACCGCGGCTGTGACCGCCCTCGGAGACCTGGAGGGACGGCCCGCCATAACCCGGTCTGGTGCGAAGCCCGGAGACCAGCTTGCCTACGCGGGCGACCTCGGTCTCGCGGGGCTCGGTCTCTCGCTTCTCTTTGCAGAAGCCTGCGACGAGGGTGTTGCCCATAGCCGCACGCTCCCGGAACTCTGGCAACGGCAGCCCGAGATGCTCGCGGCTCAACTCGCACCCACTCCGCCTATCCCGCTCGGGATCGTCGCGGCTGGATCCGCAACCGCCATGATGGACGTGTCTGATTCGCTTTCCCTCGACGCAGAACGCCTCGCGAAGGCGAGCGGGGTCGCGATCCAGCTCGATTCCGCATTGCTCGCTGCAGCATTCGGTGACCAGGGGGGCGTGCCAGTGCCCGTCGCCGCGATGCTGACCGGAGGAGAAGACCACGGTTTGCTGGCGACGTTCCCGGCTGGGGCTGTGCTGCCCGCGGGCTTCCGTCGCATTGGTGTCGTGCAAGAGGTGACTGTCGGCGGAACAGCGTTGCAGCTCGACGCGGATGCCTACGAGGCAAAGGGCTGGGACCCCTACACTGTGCAGCTCCCCGGTCAGTAG
- a CDS encoding TerC/Alx family metal homeostasis membrane protein gives MTSVLPLGFEIGSMVVLVAILILDLALIIRRPHVPSMRESSLWVGFYVLLALIFAGIIFLLGDVQHGTEFLAGWLTEYSLSIDNLFVFVLILGAFKVPSAYQQRALMIGIVLALIFRGIFILAGAALIERFIWIFFIFGAWLVWTAWQQVKPGGHEDQGDSWLIRKVKQVLPFSDDYDGGKLRTVVDGKRMFTPFLLVLISLGATDLLFALDSIPAIFGITQSPFIVFTANVFALMGLRQLYFLLGGLLERLEYLKYGIAAILAFIGVKLILHALHENELPFINGGEHVNVPDISTMMSLGFIVLAMAVATIASVVKMRREAAKAGETLHLGANEKAHGE, from the coding sequence TTGACTTCAGTTCTTCCTCTCGGGTTTGAAATTGGATCGATGGTCGTGCTGGTCGCGATCCTGATCCTCGACCTCGCCCTAATCATTCGTCGACCTCACGTGCCATCCATGCGCGAATCGAGTCTCTGGGTGGGTTTTTATGTCTTGCTCGCCCTTATCTTTGCGGGCATCATCTTCTTGCTGGGGGATGTGCAGCACGGCACCGAGTTCTTGGCGGGTTGGCTCACCGAGTACAGCCTGTCGATCGACAACCTGTTTGTGTTTGTGCTGATCCTTGGCGCCTTTAAGGTGCCGAGTGCCTACCAGCAGCGGGCTCTCATGATCGGCATCGTGCTCGCACTTATCTTCCGGGGCATCTTCATCCTCGCTGGTGCGGCACTTATCGAGCGCTTTATCTGGATCTTCTTCATCTTCGGTGCCTGGCTCGTGTGGACTGCTTGGCAGCAGGTCAAGCCGGGTGGACACGAGGATCAGGGCGACAGCTGGCTGATTCGTAAGGTGAAGCAGGTCTTGCCGTTCAGCGACGACTACGACGGCGGCAAGTTGCGCACGGTTGTTGACGGCAAGCGTATGTTCACTCCCTTCCTTCTGGTGCTCATTTCGCTCGGTGCGACCGACCTGCTGTTTGCGCTCGACTCGATCCCCGCGATCTTCGGTATCACCCAGAGCCCGTTCATTGTCTTTACCGCGAACGTGTTTGCGCTGATGGGTCTGCGCCAGCTCTACTTCTTGCTCGGTGGTCTGCTTGAGCGACTCGAGTACCTTAAGTACGGTATTGCTGCGATCCTCGCCTTCATTGGCGTGAAGCTGATCTTGCACGCTCTGCACGAAAACGAGCTGCCCTTTATTAACGGCGGTGAGCATGTCAACGTGCCCGACATCAGCACCATGATGTCTCTCGGGTTCATCGTGCTTGCGATGGCGGTAGCCACCATCGCGAGCGTCGTGAAGATGCGTCGCGAGGCTGCAAAGGCCGGCGAAACGCTGCATCTTGGAGCGAACGAGAAGGCTCACGGAGAGTAG
- a CDS encoding endonuclease domain-containing protein translates to MVAIRNLLRECGGIERTTRLRERGVTRAELDQAIAAKAIVQPQRGWIALTDADSLLVQAAKDHVVLSCVTQAKRLGLWVRETPKNVHVAPPGRGAKVRNKRLIVHWRSPPMLRSPFLLEDPIENVLNHLAECQPREDALVIWESALNKRMTDYSSLATLPLNGAARRLLEVCTPFSDSGLESLVCSRLSWLPCPISQQSFVLGHRVDVLIGQRLVLQIDGATHTGAQRTEDIKHDAELKLRGYEVIRVSYEQVMFRWEEVERQILGAIARGKHLAR, encoded by the coding sequence ATGGTGGCAATCAGAAATCTATTGCGTGAGTGCGGCGGAATTGAGCGCACGACGCGGTTGCGTGAACGTGGAGTAACTCGAGCAGAGTTGGATCAGGCAATTGCGGCCAAAGCGATAGTTCAACCTCAACGCGGATGGATCGCACTCACTGATGCGGATTCTCTGCTCGTCCAAGCAGCCAAAGACCATGTAGTGCTGAGTTGCGTTACGCAAGCAAAACGTCTCGGTTTGTGGGTTCGTGAAACACCGAAGAACGTTCACGTGGCGCCACCGGGCAGAGGTGCGAAAGTGAGAAATAAGAGGCTGATCGTGCACTGGCGCTCTCCGCCGATGTTGAGGTCTCCGTTTCTGCTTGAGGATCCCATAGAGAATGTGCTCAACCACCTCGCTGAGTGCCAGCCTCGGGAGGATGCGCTGGTGATCTGGGAATCCGCGTTGAACAAACGAATGACTGACTACTCCAGCCTTGCGACGTTGCCGTTGAATGGTGCTGCGCGCCGACTGCTGGAGGTGTGCACGCCGTTCTCCGATTCGGGATTGGAGTCGTTAGTCTGCTCCCGTTTGAGTTGGCTTCCCTGTCCGATATCGCAGCAGTCGTTTGTCCTAGGTCACCGTGTGGACGTGCTGATCGGACAGCGTCTTGTTTTGCAGATTGATGGGGCAACCCACACGGGAGCGCAACGCACTGAAGACATCAAACACGACGCGGAGCTGAAACTGCGTGGCTATGAGGTGATTCGCGTGTCTTACGAGCAGGTGATGTTTCGATGGGAAGAAGTGGAACGGCAGATTCTGGGAGCGATTGCGCGAGGCAAGCACCTTGCACGGTGA
- the leuC gene encoding 3-isopropylmalate dehydratase large subunit: MSDQNAAGSSAPRTLAEKLWDDHVVVKGENGEPDLIYIDLHLIHEVTSPQAFDGLRVANRPLRRVDLMIATEDHNTPTLNITRQIEDPTSRLQIETLRHNVEEFGVRSHPLGDKEQGIVHVVGPQLGLTMPGMTVVCGDSHTSTHGAFGSIAFGIGTSEVEHVMATQTLPLKPFKTMAINVEGELRPGVTAKDIILAVIAKIGTGGGQGYVLEYRGSAIRALSMDGRMTICNMSIEAGARAGMVAPDETTFEYVKGREHAPKGADWDEAVAYWKTLPTDEGAEFDAEVFIDASELEPFVTWGTNPGQGVALSENVPDPAVIADPNQRAAAERALEYMDLTAGTPMKQIPVDAVFMGSCTNSRLDDLRTFASIIKGKQKADGVRLMVVPGSARVRLEAEAEGIDKIVEEFGGEWRFAGCSMCLGMNPDQLAPGERCASTSNRNFEGRQGKGGRTHLVSPLVAAATAIRGTLSSPWDLQTDAANGITHEAVAAQKVEA; encoded by the coding sequence ATGAGTGATCAAAACGCAGCTGGATCGAGTGCGCCACGCACCCTGGCTGAGAAGCTCTGGGACGACCACGTCGTCGTCAAGGGTGAGAACGGCGAGCCCGACCTGATTTACATTGACCTCCACCTGATTCACGAGGTCACGAGCCCGCAGGCTTTTGACGGCCTGCGGGTCGCAAACCGCCCGCTGCGCCGCGTTGACCTGATGATTGCAACGGAGGATCACAACACTCCGACGCTGAACATCACCAGGCAGATCGAGGATCCGACGAGCCGCCTGCAGATCGAGACCCTGCGTCACAACGTCGAAGAGTTTGGCGTGCGCTCGCACCCGCTCGGCGACAAGGAGCAGGGCATCGTGCACGTGGTTGGGCCGCAGCTCGGACTGACCATGCCGGGCATGACCGTTGTCTGTGGCGACAGCCACACATCAACTCACGGTGCATTTGGCTCGATTGCCTTCGGCATCGGTACCAGCGAGGTCGAGCACGTCATGGCGACGCAGACGCTGCCGCTGAAGCCGTTCAAGACCATGGCGATCAACGTTGAGGGTGAACTGCGCCCGGGTGTCACCGCAAAGGACATCATCCTCGCCGTGATCGCAAAGATTGGAACTGGTGGCGGGCAGGGCTACGTGCTCGAGTACCGCGGATCCGCGATCCGTGCGCTGTCGATGGACGGCCGCATGACCATTTGCAACATGTCGATCGAGGCCGGCGCTCGCGCGGGCATGGTCGCGCCTGACGAAACCACGTTTGAGTACGTTAAGGGACGCGAGCACGCCCCCAAGGGTGCGGACTGGGACGAGGCCGTTGCCTACTGGAAGACACTGCCGACCGATGAGGGCGCCGAGTTCGATGCCGAGGTCTTCATCGACGCCAGCGAGCTGGAACCGTTTGTGACCTGGGGGACCAACCCCGGCCAGGGTGTTGCCCTGAGTGAAAACGTGCCGGATCCCGCAGTCATTGCCGATCCCAACCAGCGTGCCGCCGCTGAGCGTGCGCTCGAGTACATGGACCTCACGGCCGGCACCCCGATGAAACAGATTCCAGTTGACGCGGTCTTCATGGGATCCTGCACCAACAGCCGCCTCGACGACCTGCGCACCTTCGCCAGCATCATCAAGGGCAAGCAGAAGGCCGACGGCGTTCGCCTGATGGTGGTACCCGGGTCAGCTCGGGTGCGCCTTGAAGCTGAAGCCGAGGGCATCGACAAGATCGTCGAAGAGTTTGGTGGCGAGTGGCGCTTCGCGGGCTGCTCGATGTGCCTGGGTATGAACCCGGATCAGCTCGCTCCCGGCGAGCGCTGCGCCTCCACGTCGAACCGTAACTTCGAGGGACGACAGGGTAAGGGCGGTCGCACGCACCTGGTGTCGCCGCTCGTCGCCGCCGCGACAGCGATCCGTGGCACTCTGTCGAGCCCGTGGGATCTGCAGACGGATGCCGCCAATGGAATCACGCACGAAGCTGTTGCTGCGCAGAAGGTCGAGGCCTAA
- a CDS encoding DUF3515 domain-containing protein, translated as MSFSKARSRRLILSVAVSLATVSLASLLTGCAGEVPMEPAKDANNPACADVTVRLPKTVAGLDKRTTNAQATGAWGDPPSVQLKCGIKPSGPTTDSCVNVNGVDWIIDESAAPIYRFEAYGRTPGLEVFVDSKKVSGTDVVTDLSAVAKQLPQERKCTSLTDGLGL; from the coding sequence GTGAGTTTCTCTAAGGCCAGGTCCCGTCGTTTGATCCTCTCCGTTGCCGTGTCACTTGCCACGGTGTCACTTGCATCGCTGCTTACAGGCTGCGCCGGTGAGGTTCCGATGGAACCCGCGAAGGACGCAAATAACCCAGCCTGCGCCGACGTCACGGTTCGCCTGCCCAAGACCGTGGCCGGTCTCGACAAGCGCACGACGAACGCGCAAGCGACCGGAGCCTGGGGCGATCCCCCATCTGTGCAGCTGAAGTGCGGCATCAAGCCCAGCGGACCAACAACCGATTCCTGCGTCAACGTCAACGGTGTCGACTGGATAATCGACGAGTCGGCCGCCCCGATTTACCGCTTCGAGGCCTACGGCCGCACCCCGGGGCTCGAGGTCTTCGTGGACTCAAAGAAGGTCAGCGGCACCGACGTCGTCACCGACCTCAGCGCGGTCGCCAAGCAGCTCCCCCAGGAGCGCAAGTGCACGAGCCTTACTGATGGGCTGGGGCTGTAG
- the leuD gene encoding 3-isopropylmalate dehydratase small subunit — translation MEKFTTFTGIAAPLKRSNVDTDQIIPAVFLKRVTKTGFEDALFYHWRQDPDFVLNQPQYEGAEILVAGADFGTGSSREHAVWALRDYGFRVVISPRFADIFRGNSGKQGLLAAQVEEADVERLWAAMDSAPGAKLTVSLEDCTVTIGDLTVPFQIDDYTRWRLTEGLDDISLTLRSEDKITEFEAHRPSWMPTTTPVGAE, via the coding sequence ATGGAAAAGTTCACCACGTTCACCGGCATCGCGGCACCGCTCAAGCGGTCAAACGTCGACACGGACCAGATCATCCCTGCCGTATTTCTGAAGCGCGTCACCAAGACCGGTTTTGAAGACGCGCTGTTCTACCACTGGCGACAGGATCCCGACTTTGTGCTGAATCAGCCGCAGTACGAGGGCGCTGAAATTCTCGTGGCTGGCGCCGATTTTGGCACCGGATCCTCGCGTGAGCACGCAGTTTGGGCTCTGCGCGACTACGGATTCCGTGTTGTGATCTCACCTCGCTTCGCAGACATCTTCCGGGGCAACTCGGGCAAGCAGGGGCTACTCGCGGCTCAGGTTGAGGAAGCTGACGTTGAGCGCCTCTGGGCGGCGATGGACTCAGCTCCAGGCGCTAAGCTAACTGTCAGTCTGGAAGACTGCACAGTCACGATTGGGGACTTGACCGTGCCTTTTCAGATCGACGACTACACACGTTGGCGTCTGACCGAGGGGCTTGACGATATTTCGTTGACGCTCCGTAGCGAAGACAAAATCACCGAGTTCGAGGCACATCGCCCGAGCTGGATGCCAACAACGACCCCGGTGGGAGCCGAGTGA